The genomic window ACATCGGTGGATGCATATACTCTATTGATGCTACATATCATATGTTGGCGTTTCTTTTTTTTCTAGGTGGTGAGAGAGTGCGCGTGACTTATATCTTTTTATAGGCTGGTTGTTGCCTATTGATTCAAAAAATCGTTGACTTTGTCAAAATCATGAACCAAATACAAAATTGTATACCTCAATTGGGTGAAAAAGCTCCAAGACTAAAGAGCATAATTGATTAAAAGAACTCATTGAGAAATTATTGACCCGGTCAAAATTGAATGATCCAATTCTAAATTGGAGACCTCGGTGGATTGTGAGGCTGtaaaaattaggaagcatagtgtaCTGAACTAAAGAGCTGCTTGATAAATTGTTGACCAGATCAAAATTGGGTAACCCAATACTAAATTAAAGACCTTAATTGATTGTGAGACCTTAAAATTATGAAGCATAGTGTATTAGGCATCTCCAATAAACCTTAAATTCATCCATCGACCAGTACTCAGGCACTAATGTGGAAGCCGTCCATCCAAAGTCGGGCGTGGCTCCCGTCTGTCTATAATGAAGAATATTTCATCGAGGCCGGGCGTTTATTGACTCCATGGCTAATCCAGTGAAGGCGAACAACAACTACAATGGTCCAGGCCGCTTGTCGGCTTAGGTCATGGCCGACTGTCTTTTCGTCCGACTTTTGGGTATCGCGGGATCTAAAGGTCGGGCAACTGTGCGCAATACAACATGGCCGAGTAGACCATGTGCCCCATTGGGCATTGGCGCCGTTATGAGGCGGTCCTGTCTAGGGCCGAGCAGGTGGGCACATCCGAAAACGTTCAAGCTCAAATTGCATTCAGAAGTGGTCAAGGAAAAAAAGAGTATAATGTAATGCCTCTAAATGTTTTCCTTTTGTGTTTCTTTGGCCTTGGGCCATGTACATAGTGTACCTTGTTCATTGCAATAAAATGAAGAGCTCCGTGACAGGTTAAAAAAATTGAGCAAATATTTGATGCATAAGGTTAGATGGCCGATTGGCCGCCCCGTGTCTATAGACGTTTTGGGTGTCTGATTTGATGAACAGCATTGAGGATATCCTACTTGGGAATTTTTTAAAGCGAGCGATTGCCTATCAAAACGCACTTTGCGCTTACAAATTGGCCAACTGTGCATATGCCAAAGTTTCAATGGCAGCATCATCAACCACCGGATGATGTATCAAAATTAGAATGAAAATATTACATATTACAAGTCAAAAACAAAACAGCAACAAGCAAAGAATATGCATCCATAGAACTTAGAGCATGGTCATGTTTACAACTGTTAAAACTACTACTCCTCTTCCGCCTCAAAATGTAAGATTATTTTTTGCACTATCATAGTGTCAAAAATGTTATTATATTTTGGGTCAGAGGTAGTATAATACTGCTGAGTAGAAGGCTAGAACAGCATAGGACACCTTCAGCCTTCACTTTGCCTGCCTCATACCAACATCAAAACACACTTTGTGCTGACCAAATTGGCAAATTGTGCATGCCAAGGTTTCAACGACAGCATCACAACCACTGGATGATACAAGTCAAAAACACAATAGCAGGCAGGCAGAGAATATGCACGCATTGAGCATGTTCCAGGTTTACAGCGGTTCAACTTAACACACTGGACTATATTGCTATACTAAGTAGAAGGCACAGGACACCTTCAGCCCTTCACTTAAACCGCAGTTTGTCAGGATGCCGGCGATGGTCTTCATGTGGAGTTCTTTGGAGCAGCCTCACAAAAAACTGGCCAAACTGAAGGATCGAGTCTTCACTTAAATCGCGGTTTGTCAGGAGGCCGGCGGTGGGCTTCATGCAGAGTTCTTTGGAGCAAAAAGCACCCTCACAAAAAACTGGCCATACTGAAGGATCGAGTCATCGGGAGAACTGACGGGTCCAACATACTCATCATGAAAAGTCCCCAAATTTTCATTTCTCTTAACCGCGACAATATGTTGGAACAGTTTCACACTCCCAGATATCTTGTCATCAAACAGCACAATCTCATCGTCATAGCCAGTGCTTGAAGCAGTGAACTTCACGTGATGAGGATGGTCAACCTCTGCATAGACTTGTACTACCGCCTCAATACTTCGTGCAATGATCATGTATTTCAGGTCCAAGTTGCAATCAACACCAGGAATCCGACCACCCAGCATAATATCAAAATTTGCACGGACTTCAATCTCAGCATATGCAGAAAGTATATGCTTGTCAGCTGATCCATTCCCTTCCTTCTTTACCCAGAGATCAACTTCTAGTAGTGCCTCGTCCAGTACATATATTCCTCGACACGGGCTACAAAGAGGCAAGTCAAAGGATTCCTGCAATTTGATATCTTATTAGAACCCAACAAGCTACATCAACCTTCAAAGATATACATTAGTACTGTACCAACAGTACAAACTCACATAAGACATGCCTGTTCGTCTAAATCAAATATTGGGTGAAAGGAAGCAAGCATGTGACTTTAATGTCATTTTATCACTTTGACCCCATTCATCTCGGCAGCTTAAAGATTAATGGGTACAAAATATTCACACACATTATAACCCCTCTCTCAGTCCCAAAAGAATGGGTACCTCGCTATCATACACAAAAAGCTTGCTGGTTTAAGTTATAACCGTATTATTACCATGTCTCGTTCCCAAAAGTTTAAGACAGGGAAAATCACAATTAGTAACCACAGACGCCTAGTATCTTGCTGATTAAAGTTATAACTATCTTAATGCACACAAGCAGTCAACTCATGACTTGTGAAAAGAAATAGATAAAGTGCTAAACTGAAGTATATTAACCAGATGACGATTTGTATGTACTTGTATTAGTACGCACATCATATAAAAACTAATGTGATCTGTTAAATGGCAGTGCTTCTTAACAGCGCAAATGCTTGCTATTGATTATTTATTTTTACAAAAAATGCAGCTCATCTCACAGATCATTTAATGGACCCAGGCAAATAATAAATAGATCCAAAACAAATCAACTTAGATGACTGACATAAAATTATCATAGAGTTGAGCTGTTGAACATCATAGGTCAGCATCCAGCAATTTTATAAACAAAGCAAGCTTTATTTACCTGATTCACAATCTCTACAGCAGTATCTCTAGGACAGTTAAAGAGGTAATTCCGTCGCTGGTCCAAGTCATCGCGAACAGCAAGTATTCCATACACACTAATGGGATAGGAGAGCCCAGAGCTTGGTAAGCTCATTGAAAAGAACTGTAGCATCTGTTGTGGTGTGCGATATCCAAGAGTTGATGGAGCTGCAAATATATATTAGGAACCAGAGTGAGTTGTTAAGCAGACAGCACAAAAACATATTACTCTACTATGGATGAGTGGCACTTACTGGTAGAAGTATCATGGGTCTTATAAACACTGTGGTAGCAGTACCCCTCCATGAAGCATAGAGATGTTGTGGGAGGGAGCAGTTTCATAGGAAAAGGAGGCAAAGTAGTAGAATCGTCGTGGTGCTCCCGGGCCAGAATGTCATCAAACAGTTTAGAGTATTCTCCCATCTGCTTGCAGTACCTCTCAATCCACTCCAGCTCAATTTCCTCTGCTTCGCTCTCAGGATAGAGCTTTCCTGGAGAATCATTGTGTCATAGATCGGCAGATGATCTCTGGGTGGTGACAAGTTTTTTTTCAACTGAATAGAGAATTGGATACCTGGGCAGATTATCTTCGTGTCTGGTTTATTGTCCTCGTAAACGACTTGGCCATTGCAGTTGTCGTCCTCATCACCATCGACTGCTTCATTCCCTGAAGAATTAGTGTGGAATCCAGGGAAGTTAACTTACTCATGGTTGAAATTTCGGGGAAATTTAATCTAGCGGTACATATAGGTACCTGGGCAATCTTTCTTCACCCCGTCAATCACTCGGTCATCGCCGTCGCTCCAGTCGCTCCAGTCTGATTCGCTCTCCTCCCGTGGGAACTTGAGGTCCAGGGCATGCCAGGCAATCTGACCAGGATCTGAATATGTGCAATTACATCAACGTAATTGATCAAATCAAACAAGATCCATCCGAAACCTTCCCCGTGGAGCGTGGAGCGTGGAAGTAAAGGGGTGCACATTATACGCACCGGTGACCATGCGCGCCGGCTGGCCATGGGGTTCGAGTTCGACTACATCCACCTCCTCCAGCGTATCACGGAGATCCTCCCTGCAAGGGCTGGGGTAGCGGGCGGCGTGAGACGAACCCAATGTTTCCCCTGATCCACGGCAGAATCGCTTCTCAGGTGACGCCATAGCAACCGCCAGGGGttccttggcggcggcggcggcgacggcggcggtcggTTTAGGGATTCGGGAAAGATTTACGGATTATTTTTTAGGGAAACAAAATACTCGAGTTATGTTACAAGGAGACATACCAAAACCCCTATTTCTAATCAAGACTTCGCACCCACGTTTCACCACTTGGTTGATTGCAACTTGTGAACCTATCGAGTGCAGGCACGTGTATTAATTTGGGCTCCTGCTGCGATTTAGTACAATTTTGTGGTGACTTAACTCTTTCGGTGTAAATTTTGTTAGGACAGTACTAGGCGCCGGTCGACCGGCCGAATTTTGGCCGGTCACAGCGCAGCCGTTTGATTAGGCCCACACCGACCGCTTGATTCGCGAGTGAATCGTTCCCCATCTCTACCGAACACTTGGTCAACGCAATCCATGGCCACGGAACGTGGGACTTGGCCGGTGGTGACGCTCCAGCCCCCACCGAGCCGTGCTCGCTGCCGATCAAGCCGCCGGCTCCAGCAAAACTTACGCCTCCCTCGCCGCAGCACATCCATGGCCTAGTAGCTTCATCCGTGTAAGGTTGCAGGAAAGTTGCCTCGACGTTCCAACACGGCGTCGCTCCCTTCAGCCTCGTCGCCCCACCGTTGCAGCTTGGTGCCTCGTCGCCCCGCCATTGCAGCTTTGTCCTCGTTGATGGTTGCAGCCAAATGCGCCAACGGTTGTAGTAGTGCGgctgccggttccagcaaaaataacCATGCCCCCACGTTGTCTCCAGCAAAAGACACATCGATGGAAAAATGTTGGAACCAACGAGATGATTTGTTGGAACCGTGTCTCGCAGATCCTGGAACCAGTGGCCGCATTTGCTGCAACCAGCCAGTCGCCTCCAGCAAAAACCACGGCCAACGGGTGTTGGAACAAGCGAGATTTTGTGCTGGAACCCGTGCTCGCGTTTGCTGCAACCAGCAGTCACATTTGCTGGAACCGGCCATGGTGACCGCGGTGCCTGCGGTGACTACTGAGTCCCTGTTGCTCTGCTGACAGGGGTTGTAGCTCTTGGCCTCAACGGTTGCAGCTCCCCATGACGAGGTTGCAGCTTCTGTGCGCCAGTGGTCCCAACATCCCGTGGTCATGGCCCCTGCTCGTCGCGCTGCCGTTGTAGCTCACCCCACGGTGACCATCGCAGCTCGCCATGGTCGCAGATCCAGCAAAGCGGCGGACTCGGGCGACACAATCCGGGAGGAAGAGGCGAGCTATGGCGGGAAAAGcggtctgtgagagagagagagagagagagagagagagagagagaggaaggaagggcgTGAGCTCGGCTGACACAATCCATGGCGGTCATGTGGTGGTTGGGAGCCTGGGACACGCGAGAAGAAAGGGAGGATGAGGCTATGCGAAGAGACAAGGCAAGAAGAAGAAAAGTGGTTGATGGGGACACACGCGAAGGTAAAATAGGGCCGCTCGATTGAGATGCATCCAACGACCTGCGCGAGGCCGGCGGAAATTTCGGCCGGCGCCCCGGCTGGAAGCATTTCCCATTTTGTTAACGTGGTTCGTGATTCGGTGTGTGCGTTTACTAATTTTCATGCGTGTGGGCCATGTCGTTCTGTTGACCTGATTGCGTAcggtttctttttttttctatttttttacttTCTCTAATTAGTACAAGTCGGGCCAACTGGGGGAAATAACGCGGTACATTCTCTGGGGTGGATCTAGTGGTTCCCGGCAGGATTTCAGACAGTGTGCATCGGCCGCTGGATGTCTGATGTCGCCTGCAGCGGAATTTGATTCGACTACGTCCTACTTGTCGTTATCCAACTGGATCTTGTCGCTTCCGTCTTAACCACCGTTTTGCCCTTTGATATTCCTCCCCTTCGCGTTCTTCATGGGCACATGTATGCGTGCATGTCGTCCGACGCGTGGTGCAGGTTTGTTGCTTTGTGCATGTGGCATACGTTTCGAATTTGACTACGTCCGCTGCTATGAAGGGTTGCATGTGATGGGCCCAGCTCTGCGTGATAGTATGAGTTTGCATGTGGTGGGTACTTCATCAGACCGAAAGGCTTTgtctttatttatattttttttaaaCATGATTTGTGTCGGTCTCTCCTCTCTGCGTGTCCATCTCTAGAAAATTGTCATCCAATCGGGGTTGTTCGAGCATCTACATGATCTAATGCACCAATGTCGCGTGCGCCTACAAAAGGAGGGATAAAAGGACCCCTCCTTCGCCTCTGAACCTCACGCCGTGACATTGGACctcctccttgatacgtctccaacgtatctacttttccaaacacttttgtccttgttttggattctaacttgcatgatttgaatgaaactaacctggactgacgttattttcagcagaactgccatgatgttgttttatgtgtagaaaagaaaagttctcgtaatgtcctggaaatccacggaggcactttttggaattaataagaatttttggcgaaagaattaatgccaaggggcccacagcctgtccatgagacagggggcgccccccctagggcgcggcctcctatctcgtgggccccctggacctccaccggcgtcaactccaactccatatattcacattcggggagaaaaaaataagagagaaagtttcatcgcgttttacgacacggagccgccaagccctaatctctctcgggagggct from Triticum aestivum cultivar Chinese Spring chromosome 3B, IWGSC CS RefSeq v2.1, whole genome shotgun sequence includes these protein-coding regions:
- the LOC123065169 gene encoding uncharacterized protein — encoded protein: MASPEKRFCRGSGETLGSSHAARYPSPCREDLRDTLEEVDVVELEPHGQPARMVTDPGQIAWHALDLKFPREESESDWSDWSDGDDRVIDGVKKDCPGNEAVDGDEDDNCNGQVVYEDNKPDTKIICPGKLYPESEAEEIELEWIERYCKQMGEYSKLFDDILAREHHDDSTTLPPFPMKLLPPTTSLCFMEGYCYHSVYKTHDTSTTPSTLGYRTPQQMLQFFSMSLPSSGLSYPISVYGILAVRDDLDQRRNYLFNCPRDTAVEIVNQESFDLPLCSPCRGIYVLDEALLEVDLWVKKEGNGSADKHILSAYAEIEVRANFDIMLGGRIPGVDCNLDLKYMIIARSIEAVVQVYAEVDHPHHVKFTASSTGYDDEIVLFDDKISGSVKLFQHIVAVKRNENLGTFHDEYVGPVSSPDDSILQYGQFFVRVLFAPKNSA